A single region of the Mannheimia bovis genome encodes:
- a CDS encoding HD domain-containing protein: MANSLLAEKLAKIVHANQQDKAGKPYIEHLAFVANDVTPKDDDIIAVAWLHDSVEDTNVTLQYIRQIFGNTISEAIDAISKRDNETYEDYLIRVKSNPIARIVKLSDLKHNSDLNRLKQITDKDLKRIDKYQKAIQFLKT; the protein is encoded by the coding sequence ATGGCTAACTCTCTCCTCGCTGAAAAATTAGCAAAAATCGTCCACGCTAACCAACAAGATAAAGCAGGCAAGCCCTATATTGAACATTTAGCTTTTGTTGCTAACGATGTAACACCAAAAGACGATGATATTATTGCTGTTGCTTGGTTGCACGACAGTGTTGAAGACACAAACGTAACATTACAATATATTCGGCAAATATTTGGAAATACGATTTCTGAGGCTATAGACGCTATAAGCAAACGAGACAATGAAACTTATGAAGATTATTTGATAAGGGTTAAATCTAATCCTATTGCTCGTATTGTGAAATTATCTGACCTAAAACATAATTCCGATCTCAATCGCTTAAAACAAATAACAGACAAAGATTTAAAAAGAATAGACAAATACCAAAAAGCTATTCAATTTCTTAAAACCTAA
- a CDS encoding 2,3-diphosphoglycerate-dependent phosphoglycerate mutase, translating to MKLVFIRHGFSEWNAKNLFTGWRDVNLTERGIEEAKSAGQKLKEAGFEFDIAFTSVLTRAIKTCNIVLEESNQLWVPQIKSWRLNERHYGALQGLDKKETAEKYGDEQVHIWRRSYDISPPDLDPQDPNSAHNDRRYANLPKDLIPNAENLKITLERVLPFWEDQIAPALISGKTVLVTAHGNSLRALAKHIEGISDADIMDLEIPTGQPLVYELDDNLKVISKRYL from the coding sequence ATGAAATTAGTCTTTATCCGTCACGGTTTCAGTGAATGGAATGCAAAAAATTTATTCACCGGTTGGCGTGATGTAAATTTAACCGAGCGTGGTATTGAAGAAGCGAAATCAGCCGGTCAAAAATTAAAAGAAGCGGGTTTTGAATTTGATATTGCATTCACTTCTGTTTTAACCCGTGCTATCAAAACCTGTAACATCGTGTTAGAAGAATCTAACCAATTATGGGTTCCCCAAATCAAAAGCTGGCGTTTAAACGAGCGTCATTACGGTGCATTACAAGGTTTAGACAAAAAAGAAACCGCAGAAAAATATGGTGATGAGCAAGTTCACATCTGGCGTCGCTCTTATGACATCTCACCTCCGGATTTAGACCCGCAAGATCCAAATTCAGCACATAACGACCGCCGTTATGCTAACTTACCGAAAGATTTAATTCCAAACGCAGAAAACCTAAAAATTACCCTTGAGCGTGTATTACCATTCTGGGAAGACCAAATTGCTCCAGCGTTAATTTCAGGTAAAACAGTATTAGTGACTGCACACGGTAACTCACTTCGTGCGTTAGCAAAACATATTGAAGGTATTTCTGATGCTGACATTATGGATTTAGAAATCCCAACCGGTCAGCCACTAGTGTATGAATTAGACGACAACTTAAAAGTGATCAGCAAGCGTTACTTATAA
- a CDS encoding peptidoglycan DD-metalloendopeptidase family protein, with protein MVIFGGLIGAAVPLSFANNLNQIQQKIQQQTSKINEQKQKRNELQFTLKTQEVEMGKVLDKLQKTQMSLSEVRQTIKNTEAEITRLEKLEKDQKEKLKEQLDSAYRSGVNPSVLERLMSEEAKNAERMTAYYEHINNIRIDVIKDIRKTQADLKARRDELTGQQKDHQSQLNEQKKQERDLKKVQSQRESTLRSLNKTLEKDESRLENLRNNEIALKQQLEKAQKEAQQAEKREQQEAKSSKSSDKVSSTPIKAGRYTMPVSGNIITKFGNNWHGVVIGAAAGTSVKAMASGRVIMAQWLAGYGNMVAIDHGNGDISLYGYNQSILVSKGSRVTGGQVIARVGNTGGQSRPALYFGVTRKGTPINPLNLVK; from the coding sequence GTGGTCATTTTCGGCGGATTAATTGGTGCTGCAGTGCCACTTTCTTTTGCCAATAACCTTAACCAGATTCAGCAAAAAATTCAGCAGCAAACCTCAAAAATTAATGAGCAGAAACAAAAACGCAATGAGCTGCAATTCACGCTCAAAACGCAGGAAGTGGAAATGGGGAAAGTGTTAGATAAACTACAAAAAACGCAAATGTCGTTAAGCGAAGTTCGTCAAACCATTAAAAATACTGAAGCAGAAATTACTCGCCTTGAAAAGTTAGAAAAAGATCAAAAAGAGAAATTAAAAGAACAGTTAGATTCTGCTTATCGTTCAGGGGTGAATCCTTCGGTTTTAGAGCGTTTGATGTCAGAGGAGGCAAAAAATGCGGAAAGAATGACCGCTTATTATGAGCATATAAATAATATCCGCATTGATGTTATTAAGGATATTCGTAAAACGCAAGCCGATTTGAAAGCCAGACGTGATGAATTGACAGGGCAGCAGAAAGATCATCAATCCCAACTTAATGAGCAAAAAAAGCAAGAAAGAGATTTAAAGAAAGTACAGAGCCAGCGTGAAAGTACATTGCGTTCGCTGAATAAAACGCTGGAAAAAGATGAAAGTCGCTTAGAAAATTTACGCAATAATGAAATTGCATTAAAGCAACAGCTAGAAAAAGCTCAAAAAGAAGCTCAGCAAGCAGAAAAGCGAGAGCAACAAGAGGCAAAATCATCTAAAAGCTCAGATAAGGTGAGTAGCACACCAATTAAAGCGGGCAGATATACAATGCCTGTTTCGGGTAATATCATCACTAAATTTGGGAATAACTGGCACGGCGTAGTAATTGGGGCTGCGGCGGGTACGTCGGTAAAAGCAATGGCAAGTGGCAGAGTGATTATGGCACAATGGCTTGCCGGCTATGGCAATATGGTGGCGATTGATCACGGTAATGGCGATATTTCACTTTATGGCTATAATCAGTCTATTTTGGTAAGCAAAGGCAGCAGAGTAACAGGCGGGCAAGTGATTGCGAGAGTTGGGAATACAGGCGGGCAAAGTCGCCCAGCTCTCTATTTTGGTGTTACTCGTAAAGGTACGCCGATCAATCCGTTAAATTTGGTAAAATAG
- a CDS encoding divergent polysaccharide deacetylase family protein yields MRKQIYKRLNFTIFLQITLILHILVLFSPLAEAGKIAIVIDDVGYRVKEDREILSLPKEVSVAIIPFSPYATERAKEAYAQKRDILIHLPMQPKSKQLIEANSVKIGDSEEKIRKLIDSSRGQVPYAIGLNNHMGSGATSDPATMQYLMTVLKEQSLFFLDSKTIGSSVAAKTARQVGINTLERDIFLDDSDLLSDVQKQFSQAIQYARKNGLAIVIGHPRKNTISVLKQHLTQLPKDIELIGVGALWRNEKVVPEKPFIMLFEQEPALTSVPPYESVPLLRGIPK; encoded by the coding sequence ATGCGAAAACAGATTTACAAGCGGTTAAATTTTACGATTTTTTTGCAAATTACCCTGATTTTGCATATTTTGGTGCTTTTTTCACCGCTTGCAGAAGCCGGAAAAATAGCCATTGTGATTGATGATGTGGGGTATCGGGTAAAAGAAGATCGGGAGATTTTATCGCTGCCTAAAGAAGTAAGTGTAGCGATTATTCCTTTTTCTCCTTATGCGACTGAAAGAGCAAAGGAGGCTTATGCTCAAAAGCGTGATATTTTAATTCATTTGCCAATGCAGCCGAAATCTAAACAACTGATTGAGGCAAATAGCGTTAAAATTGGCGATAGCGAAGAAAAAATTCGGAAACTTATTGATAGCTCTCGTGGTCAAGTACCTTATGCAATTGGCTTAAACAATCATATGGGGAGTGGTGCAACCTCAGATCCAGCCACAATGCAATATTTGATGACGGTGTTGAAAGAACAGTCCCTGTTCTTTTTAGACAGTAAAACCATTGGCAGTAGCGTTGCAGCTAAAACTGCTCGCCAAGTTGGCATAAATACATTAGAGCGAGATATTTTTTTAGATGATAGCGATCTGCTTTCTGATGTGCAAAAGCAATTTTCGCAAGCTATTCAATATGCCCGCAAAAATGGATTAGCTATTGTGATTGGACACCCTCGTAAGAATACGATTAGCGTACTTAAACAACACTTAACTCAATTACCGAAAGATATTGAATTGATTGGGGTTGGAGCATTATGGCGGAATGAAAAAGTGGTACCGGAAAAACCGTTCATTATGCTATTTGAACAAGAACCCGCATTAACTTCTGTACCACCTTATGAAAGTGTGCCACTGTTACGCGGTATTCCAAAATAA
- a CDS encoding autotransporter assembly complex protein TamA: protein MNTKLHFLTFCCLIAFASMAKANQEQNNQQDRITDVDQERIGELEDTLTDDPNDEENVEALVDLEIKGIHDKEAKKNVNLYLNQIANEYADGSERHQYLVQTTVDKALRALGYYNSRYQFVQLPRSDKKPLLVLNVELDKETVKIDETDIVLQGEAKSDADFVALIKKAPKQGSRLNHKTYDNFKGNIESNAFSKGYFDGHWLYHRLEVYPTDHKADWRLGYDSGIRYRYGQINFVDSQIKEEYLRNILKINSGDHYFANDLSNLTQDYLSSNWFSSVMVEPHLNEQDKTVDLNVLFQPKKKNEVEIGIGYETEVGPRLQFNWKKPWRNKRGHSIDTRTYISAPEQTFEFGYNIPLKKDPLHYYYQISGTLENEDQKDTKSTAASFALQRFWTRTTGWSFSAGLRTRYDSFTQANDKFKTLLVYPTASLNRTRTDGKPYPLWGDSQRLRVNWGSKIVGSDVNFYSYKASTSFVRTYAGNHRFYLRAELGYLKANQFERIPPALRFFAGGDMSVRGFGYKDISPRDPENGKRVGGSHLATGTFEYQYQVYPNWWGAVFYDVGLAANKFETKQLHQGTGLGVRWASPIGAIKFDVGMPVKSPDNKRGFQIYVGLGSDI from the coding sequence ATGAATACAAAACTGCATTTTTTAACATTCTGCTGTTTAATTGCTTTTGCTTCAATGGCTAAAGCAAATCAGGAACAGAACAATCAACAAGATAGAATTACTGATGTTGATCAAGAAAGAATTGGTGAATTGGAAGATACACTTACAGATGATCCAAATGATGAAGAAAACGTGGAAGCCTTAGTGGATCTGGAAATTAAAGGTATTCACGATAAAGAAGCAAAGAAAAATGTCAATTTGTATTTAAACCAAATTGCCAATGAATATGCAGACGGTTCAGAACGCCATCAATATTTAGTGCAAACAACGGTGGATAAGGCTTTGCGTGCGTTGGGTTATTACAACAGCCGATATCAATTTGTACAGCTGCCTAGAAGTGATAAAAAGCCTTTATTGGTGCTAAATGTAGAGCTAGATAAAGAAACCGTCAAAATTGATGAAACTGATATTGTGCTGCAAGGTGAGGCAAAAAGTGATGCAGATTTTGTGGCTCTTATTAAAAAAGCCCCGAAACAAGGCTCTCGTTTAAATCATAAAACCTATGACAACTTTAAAGGTAATATTGAAAGTAATGCATTCAGCAAAGGTTATTTTGACGGGCATTGGCTCTATCATCGTTTAGAAGTTTACCCAACCGATCATAAAGCCGATTGGCGTTTAGGTTATGATAGTGGCATTCGCTATCGCTACGGGCAAATTAATTTTGTAGATAGCCAAATTAAAGAGGAATATTTACGCAATATTCTAAAAATTAATTCGGGCGATCATTACTTTGCCAATGATCTTTCCAACTTAACCCAAGATTATTTATCCAGTAATTGGTTTTCATCTGTAATGGTTGAGCCACATCTCAATGAGCAAGATAAAACAGTAGATTTAAACGTGTTGTTCCAACCGAAAAAGAAAAATGAGGTTGAAATCGGTATCGGTTATGAAACCGAAGTAGGACCTCGTCTCCAATTTAACTGGAAAAAACCGTGGCGAAATAAACGAGGGCATAGCATTGATACCAGAACTTATATTTCCGCTCCTGAGCAGACGTTTGAATTTGGTTATAACATTCCGCTAAAAAAAGATCCGCTTCATTACTACTATCAAATATCAGGTACGCTTGAAAATGAAGATCAGAAGGATACTAAATCAACCGCAGCCAGTTTCGCTCTACAACGTTTTTGGACTCGAACAACCGGTTGGTCATTCTCTGCCGGTTTAAGAACCCGTTATGATTCCTTTACGCAAGCGAATGATAAATTTAAAACTTTATTAGTTTACCCAACGGCTTCCTTAAACCGTACTCGTACTGATGGTAAGCCTTACCCTCTATGGGGAGATAGTCAAAGGCTAAGAGTAAATTGGGGTAGCAAAATTGTTGGCTCAGATGTGAATTTTTATAGCTATAAAGCCTCTACTTCATTTGTGAGAACCTATGCAGGTAATCACCGTTTCTACTTAAGAGCGGAATTAGGTTATTTGAAAGCAAATCAATTTGAACGCATTCCTCCTGCATTGCGTTTTTTCGCCGGAGGTGATATGAGTGTGCGTGGTTTTGGTTATAAAGATATTTCGCCAAGAGATCCGGAAAATGGGAAACGTGTAGGTGGCTCGCATTTAGCCACAGGTACGTTTGAATACCAATACCAAGTTTACCCGAACTGGTGGGGAGCTGTATTTTATGATGTGGGCTTAGCAGCGAATAAATTTGAAACAAAGCAGTTACATCAAGGTACGGGTTTAGGTGTCCGCTGGGCTTCGCCTATTGGGGCTATTAAATTTGACGTGGGTATGCCTGTAAAATCGCCTGATAATAAACGTGGCTTCCAAATTTACGTGGGTTTAGGCTCAGATATTTAA
- a CDS encoding translocation/assembly module TamB domain-containing protein, which yields MTTEQQEIIDNQETQQEIPKKKSASKWRFLKRSICIFLILLLALTLFLCTGFGQRKTVQWVDQLVEPLQIGKVEGSIQDGLQLSDTQFITDGVNVQIGQADLHIDFNCLIKYEVCLNNFNVKGTKVVIDTTQLPPSQEKEDNTPFTELNLPLGISAKNITLENIDVSIDDMDIHLNHFNTAISGKGREVIVKPTTLDGLKLLLALKVEEELKTQAVDSNEKNAKVTVTRNPANAQEAVDQVVQDAVEKTGEKVVEEFHQLQGKTTVEAEQQSHNKVDWAAIKAQLEKPILNKNIRLSLPLDLTVEQIDIANVSVAQKAQDGKGNLVEPISLINVDSLQLQAQAKDQLVTLQRLDFKSDQGDLTATGTLSLKDNYPLNWQLEAMEAKDAKVKLPFSHINATLSGELYDKTVLNLKTDGAIKANLEGHIELATPKTPFDLMLKSESMKYPFAPQKGDDVLVLENIDIHLNGNPLAYNLATKVSAKGMGIPPSSADLKGNGELTHFTIHDLLLNALEGNAQLSGLIDWTEGVEWNSNLKLNNINTKAVVPDWAPVLSGSLSSQGYAGRGNSGSDWKADVSNIDLKGSLNQKNLQLTGNLNANNQQLLDVPGLSLVYGENKIDLKGLLGEKSDFYADIKAPNLQGLVPNLKAGINGNVKLSGKLAEPNVDLDLVASNVSYEQFKLQHLTAKGKITTEQTIQGDVELGLRQFAYNDIKVESATLLAKGNEANHTLKLTSKGNPAGADLQISGKFDRLQQIWEGQLSQVAIQSTEFGRFQTDKAVNVKYDNKAINANVSAHCWQNPKIHLCFPTAFNAGQEGKVPFDIRNFNLAVLQDYLDNTSQISGIVNAKGDAAWFKNKQPQVNLDLTSNSIKFVQKMEGGKTFPLTVSPLKINLKMSDNNLALKSNLRVENNGTLTTDIVMRDLTNARTLSGNINIDQLTLKLIHPLLERGDFVDGRINARLTVSGKATSPLLHGNLNLTGLKARSVMMPFDVTDGNLAMNFHGATSTLNGRLQTKESELRLDGDADWRNINAWRTRVHAQANRFRVDIPNLARVEISPDIQVVATPTLLTLGGNIDVPWARIEVEQLPEQAVSVSGDEVIMDGSARNKVPFNQRTIPNQTAGGMAIDADIKINIGNDVKLKAYGLNSHLNGLLSVRRGKQGLGLYGQVRLDEGRFAAYGQDLLIRKGVISFAGSPSQPSLDIEAIRNPEAMEDPTITAGVRVTGLADAPNVKVFSDPAMSQNEALSYILTGRSLESGGDAGSSNAVAAALLSMSLSKSSKLVGDVGSAFGLKDLSVSTAGIGDNTKVEVSTSLSPRFRVKYGVGVFAPLTELTLRYNLTPRLYLQWVSNVNQAVDLMYRFQFDKLF from the coding sequence ATGACGACTGAACAACAAGAAATAATAGATAACCAAGAAACGCAACAAGAAATACCTAAAAAGAAATCAGCATCAAAATGGCGTTTCTTGAAACGGAGCATTTGCATTTTTTTAATTCTGCTCTTGGCTCTTACTTTGTTTTTATGCACAGGCTTTGGGCAGCGTAAAACTGTTCAGTGGGTTGATCAATTAGTTGAGCCGTTGCAGATAGGAAAAGTAGAAGGCAGTATTCAAGATGGTTTACAACTTTCTGATACTCAATTTATTACTGATGGTGTTAATGTACAAATCGGTCAAGCAGACTTACATATCGATTTTAATTGCTTGATTAAGTATGAAGTCTGCCTAAACAATTTTAATGTGAAGGGCACTAAAGTGGTTATTGATACCACTCAACTTCCGCCGTCTCAAGAAAAAGAAGATAATACACCTTTCACTGAGCTGAATTTGCCACTCGGTATTTCAGCGAAAAATATCACACTAGAGAATATTGATGTCAGCATTGATGATATGGATATTCATCTCAACCATTTTAATACCGCAATTTCAGGTAAAGGGCGAGAGGTTATTGTTAAGCCTACTACCTTAGATGGCTTAAAGCTATTATTAGCTTTAAAAGTGGAAGAAGAACTGAAAACACAAGCGGTCGATTCTAATGAAAAAAATGCAAAAGTTACAGTAACCAGAAACCCGGCTAATGCACAAGAAGCGGTGGATCAAGTCGTTCAAGATGCGGTGGAAAAAACAGGCGAAAAGGTGGTTGAAGAATTCCACCAATTACAAGGGAAAACAACCGTAGAGGCTGAACAGCAGTCGCATAATAAAGTGGATTGGGCGGCGATTAAAGCTCAGTTGGAAAAACCAATTTTAAATAAAAATATTCGTCTCTCTTTACCGTTAGATTTAACCGTTGAGCAGATTGATATTGCCAATGTTTCGGTTGCTCAAAAAGCACAAGATGGAAAAGGTAACTTAGTTGAGCCGATTTCACTCATCAATGTGGATTCTTTACAGCTTCAAGCACAAGCGAAAGATCAGCTGGTAACTTTGCAACGTTTGGATTTTAAAAGCGATCAGGGAGATCTTACCGCAACGGGTACGCTTTCCCTTAAAGATAATTATCCATTAAATTGGCAGTTAGAAGCGATGGAAGCAAAAGATGCCAAAGTAAAATTACCATTTAGTCATATTAATGCTACGCTTTCAGGCGAGTTGTATGATAAAACGGTGCTTAATCTAAAAACAGACGGAGCAATCAAGGCAAATTTAGAGGGGCATATTGAGCTTGCAACGCCAAAAACACCTTTTGATCTGATGCTTAAAAGTGAATCAATGAAGTATCCTTTCGCACCGCAAAAAGGCGATGATGTATTGGTTTTAGAGAATATTGATATTCATCTGAATGGTAATCCGCTTGCTTATAATTTGGCTACAAAAGTCAGTGCAAAAGGAATGGGCATTCCACCAAGCTCTGCTGATTTAAAAGGTAATGGAGAATTAACCCATTTTACTATCCACGACTTATTGTTGAATGCGTTAGAAGGTAATGCTCAACTGTCGGGATTAATTGACTGGACAGAAGGTGTCGAGTGGAATTCCAACCTTAAGCTAAACAATATTAATACTAAAGCCGTAGTACCGGATTGGGCGCCAGTATTGTCGGGCTCTCTTTCTTCTCAAGGTTATGCGGGGCGTGGCAATAGCGGCTCAGATTGGAAAGCAGATGTTTCAAATATTGATCTTAAAGGATCGTTGAACCAGAAAAACTTGCAATTAACAGGGAATTTAAATGCGAACAACCAGCAACTTTTAGACGTGCCGGGGTTATCGCTGGTTTATGGCGAAAACAAAATTGATCTAAAAGGACTTTTAGGCGAAAAATCGGACTTTTACGCAGACATCAAAGCCCCGAATTTACAAGGTTTAGTGCCGAATTTAAAAGCGGGTATAAATGGTAATGTGAAATTATCAGGCAAACTTGCCGAGCCAAATGTGGATTTAGACTTAGTTGCTTCCAATGTGAGTTATGAGCAATTCAAACTACAACATTTAACCGCAAAAGGTAAAATTACTACTGAACAGACCATTCAAGGCGATGTGGAATTAGGGCTACGCCAATTTGCCTATAATGACATTAAAGTAGAAAGTGCTACCTTATTGGCAAAAGGGAATGAGGCAAATCACACCTTGAAGTTAACCTCAAAAGGTAACCCTGCTGGGGCAGATTTGCAAATTTCCGGAAAATTTGACCGCTTGCAACAGATTTGGGAAGGGCAGTTGAGCCAAGTTGCTATTCAATCTACCGAGTTTGGCAGATTCCAAACGGATAAAGCAGTGAATGTGAAATATGACAATAAAGCGATTAATGCTAATGTGTCTGCCCACTGCTGGCAAAACCCGAAAATTCACCTCTGTTTCCCAACCGCATTTAATGCAGGGCAAGAGGGGAAAGTACCTTTTGATATCCGTAATTTTAACTTAGCGGTGTTGCAAGATTATCTTGATAATACCAGCCAAATTTCAGGTATTGTAAACGCCAAAGGTGATGCTGCGTGGTTTAAAAATAAACAGCCACAGGTTAATTTAGATCTCACTTCCAATTCCATTAAATTTGTGCAGAAAATGGAAGGGGGAAAAACCTTCCCGCTTACGGTTTCGCCGTTAAAAATCAATTTGAAAATGTCGGATAACAATTTAGCCCTTAAATCAAATTTAAGAGTTGAAAATAACGGCACATTGACAACTGACATTGTGATGCGAGATTTAACGAATGCCAGAACTTTATCGGGTAATATCAATATTGACCAATTAACCTTAAAGCTCATTCACCCGTTACTTGAGCGAGGTGATTTTGTCGATGGCAGAATTAATGCACGCTTAACGGTAAGTGGTAAGGCAACTTCGCCGTTGCTACACGGTAATTTAAATTTAACGGGCTTAAAAGCACGTTCTGTTATGATGCCGTTTGATGTAACAGATGGTAATTTAGCGATGAACTTTCACGGTGCAACCTCTACCTTAAATGGTAGACTGCAAACAAAAGAAAGTGAGCTACGCTTAGACGGTGATGCAGATTGGCGAAATATTAATGCGTGGAGAACCAGAGTTCACGCCCAAGCAAATCGTTTCAGAGTGGACATCCCGAACTTAGCAAGAGTAGAAATCAGTCCTGATATTCAAGTGGTAGCAACCCCAACGCTTTTAACATTAGGCGGTAATATTGATGTACCGTGGGCAAGAATTGAAGTAGAACAATTACCGGAGCAAGCCGTTAGTGTAAGTGGTGATGAAGTGATTATGGACGGTTCAGCAAGGAACAAAGTGCCATTTAATCAACGTACTATTCCAAATCAAACGGCGGGCGGAATGGCGATTGATGCGGATATTAAAATCAATATCGGTAATGATGTTAAGCTCAAAGCGTATGGTTTGAATAGTCATTTAAACGGATTGCTCTCAGTGCGTCGAGGCAAACAAGGCTTAGGGCTTTATGGGCAAGTTCGTTTAGATGAAGGGCGTTTTGCAGCTTATGGGCAAGATTTGCTGATACGCAAGGGAGTGATCAGCTTTGCCGGTTCGCCTTCACAACCATCACTGGATATTGAAGCAATTCGTAACCCTGAAGCAATGGAAGATCCAACCATTACCGCAGGGGTAAGGGTAACAGGCTTGGCAGATGCACCAAACGTGAAAGTGTTCTCCGATCCTGCAATGTCGCAAAATGAAGCACTTTCATACATCTTAACCGGACGTTCTTTAGAAAGTGGTGGAGATGCAGGCTCAAGCAATGCGGTAGCTGCTGCCTTGCTCAGTATGAGTTTATCAAAAAGCAGTAAATTAGTGGGCGATGTTGGCAGTGCCTTTGGCTTAAAAGATCTCAGCGTCAGCACTGCGGGTATTGGTGATAATACCAAAGTAGAAGTAAGCACCAGTCTCTCTCCTCGCTTCCGTGTGAAATATGGTGTAGGTGTATTTGCTCCTTTAACCGAGCTGACATTGAGATACAATTTAACCCCAAGGCTTTATTTGCAATGGGTTTCTAACGTAAATCAAGCGGTAGATTTAATGTACCGCTTCCAATTTGATAAGTTATTTTAA
- the cydD gene encoding heme ABC transporter permease/ATP-binding protein CydD, which yields MEKQRQRELQKWLKSQQKVIKKYMHLNVLLGIFSSLFMIGQMWLLATMLQKMIVEKQSPNAFISEIVLLFGCFAGRALLIFLRERVGFKAGQTLRLHLRQQILAKMEAVGPMSLQQKPAGSWATLMLEQVENLHNFYARYLPQQFLSLIIPLVILCFVFPINWAAGVILFSTMPLLPLFMILAGMKAVEANQRNIGILSRISGQFLDKLKGLETIRLFGQAEKQTEQIYQSTEDFRTSTMDVLKMAFLSSAVLEFFTSISIAVMAVYFGFIFLGELDFGYYGTGVSLFIGFFCLMLAPEFYQPMRELGVFYHDKAAAIGAADSIETFLKEEVKIQSNNVQKSIKNQPLVIETQECVILSPQGKVLTQPLNFKITPHQHIALVGQSGAGKSSLMNMLLGFLPYEGSVKINGAELRELNLTEWRAKLAWVGQNPQLMRGSLKENILLGNTTATDGEMTRALRLSKADEFVERLGLEHQVQDSNIGISGGQAQRIAIARALLRPYELLLLDEPTASLDMDSEQQVLEALHHLSREQTTLMITHRVEDLTQCDEIWVMKQGQIIQKGSFSELEHTGFFAELLRNELVHQGEI from the coding sequence ATGGAAAAACAACGCCAACGCGAATTGCAAAAATGGCTTAAAAGTCAGCAAAAAGTCATTAAAAAATATATGCACTTAAACGTACTGTTAGGGATATTCAGTAGTTTATTTATGATTGGGCAGATGTGGCTATTGGCAACAATGCTACAAAAAATGATTGTAGAAAAGCAGTCTCCCAATGCTTTTATAAGTGAAATTGTTTTATTATTCGGCTGTTTTGCTGGCAGAGCATTATTGATTTTTCTGCGTGAGCGTGTTGGCTTTAAAGCAGGGCAGACGTTACGTTTACACCTTCGCCAGCAAATTTTAGCGAAAATGGAAGCAGTTGGACCAATGAGCTTACAACAAAAGCCTGCGGGGAGTTGGGCTACGTTAATGTTGGAGCAAGTAGAAAACCTACACAATTTCTATGCTCGCTATTTGCCGCAGCAATTTTTATCATTAATTATACCGCTTGTAATCCTCTGTTTTGTCTTTCCTATTAACTGGGCTGCTGGCGTCATTCTGTTTTCAACTATGCCGCTATTGCCTCTATTTATGATTTTAGCAGGAATGAAAGCAGTCGAGGCAAATCAACGCAATATCGGTATTCTTTCTCGCATTAGCGGACAATTCTTAGATAAATTGAAAGGTTTAGAAACTATTCGTTTATTTGGACAAGCCGAAAAACAAACCGAACAAATTTACCAAAGTACGGAAGACTTCCGCACCAGTACGATGGACGTGTTAAAAATGGCATTTTTATCGTCGGCGGTATTAGAGTTTTTTACCTCTATATCGATTGCAGTGATGGCAGTTTATTTCGGTTTTATCTTCTTAGGCGAGTTAGATTTTGGTTATTATGGCACAGGCGTTAGCTTATTTATTGGCTTTTTCTGTTTGATGTTAGCCCCTGAATTTTATCAGCCTATGCGTGAATTGGGTGTGTTTTACCACGATAAAGCAGCCGCAATTGGTGCGGCAGATAGTATAGAAACTTTCTTAAAAGAAGAAGTGAAAATACAATCGAATAATGTGCAAAAATCTATTAAAAATCAACCGCTTGTGATTGAAACTCAAGAGTGTGTAATTCTCTCGCCTCAAGGCAAAGTTTTAACACAACCGCTGAATTTCAAAATAACACCACATCAACATATTGCTTTAGTTGGACAAAGTGGAGCAGGAAAGAGTTCGTTAATGAATATGTTACTCGGCTTCTTGCCTTATGAAGGCTCGGTTAAAATTAATGGTGCGGAATTGCGTGAACTGAATTTAACCGAATGGCGAGCGAAATTAGCGTGGGTTGGGCAAAATCCGCAATTAATGCGTGGTAGCTTGAAAGAGAATATTTTACTGGGTAATACAACGGCTACAGATGGCGAAATGACTAGAGCCTTACGTTTATCTAAAGCAGATGAATTTGTGGAGCGTTTAGGTTTGGAACATCAAGTGCAAGACAGTAATATCGGCATTTCAGGTGGGCAAGCACAGCGTATTGCCATTGCCAGAGCTTTATTACGACCTTATGAATTATTGTTACTTGATGAACCAACGGCGAGCTTAGATATGGATTCCGAGCAGCAAGTATTGGAAGCATTGCACCATTTAAGTCGAGAGCAAACAACTTTAATGATTACCCACCGTGTAGAAGATTTAACTCAATGCGATGAAATTTGGGTAATGAAACAAGGGCAAATTATCCAGAAAGGTAGCTTTAGCGAATTAGAACATACAGGCTTTTTTGCCGAATTATTGCGTAATGAATTAGTTCATCAGGGAGAAATCTAA